Proteins encoded together in one Quercus lobata isolate SW786 chromosome 3, ValleyOak3.0 Primary Assembly, whole genome shotgun sequence window:
- the LOC115980454 gene encoding TMV resistance protein N-like encodes MALMTSKGASSTSFTHQYKNFNVFLSFEGEDIRLGFAGHLCNTLRRQGIHTFIDDNLLREEKISAQHLKTIESSMVSIIIFSKNYASSTWCLDELVKIIECEKNDQLVRPIFYNMDPLEVKKGKFEEELAKHEEKFKDNEKVQRWREALCEASNIHGWHYKHNCSESEFIQEIVKEISNFKLNRMPLFVAKYPVGISHHVEAIKLLLDIGSNDIRVIKVYGLGGVGKTTTAKAVYNMIYVHFEGSSFLENVKDKFGTFDGAIKLQETLLYDILGGINLKVHNACRGINLIKERLSNKRILLILDDVDRSDQIETLIGKCDFFASGSRIIITTRDKNLLATLGKGLLTYKVKELDDHEAHELFCLHAFQRNKPKEDYLEIANQFICYAKGVPLALAILGADLYGRNKMEWKSALNKYEKIPNKEIQKILQQSYEGLDETERDIFLDIAYLLRSVS; translated from the exons ATGGCTCTTATGACCAGCAAAGGAGCATCATCAACCTCTTTCACCCATCAATACAAGAACTTTAATGTCTTCTTGAGTTTCGAAGGTGAAGATATCCGCCTTGGTTTCGCGGGTCATTTGTGTAACACTTTGCGTCGTCAAGGTATTCACACCTTCATCGACGATAATCTcctaagagaagaaaaaatttctgCACAACATCTCAAAACCATTGAGAGCTCAATGGTTTCAATAATCATATTCTCTAAAAATTATGCATCCTCGACTTGGTGCTTAGATGAACTTGTGAAGATTATTGAGTGTGAGAAGAATGATCAGTTGGTGCGACCAATTTTTTACAACATGGATCCATTGGAAGTTAAAAAAGGAAAGTTTGAGGAAGAACTAGctaaacatgaagaaaaattcaaagataACGAGAAGGTACAAAGGTGGAGGGAAGCTCTATGTGAAGCATCCAATATACATGGTTGGCATTACAAGCACAA CTGCAGTGAGTCCGAATTTATCCAAGAAATTGTCAAAGAgatctcaaattttaaattaaaccgCATGCCATTATTTGTTGCTAAATATCCAGTTGGAATAAGTCATCATGTAGAAGCCATAAAATTACTTTTAGATATCGGGTCAAATGATATTCGTGTGATAAAGGTGTATGGCCTTGGTGGAGTGGGCAAGACTACCACGGCTAAAGCCGTTTATAACATGATTTATGTTCATTTTGAAGGAAGCAGCTTTCTAGAAAATGTTAAAGACAAGTTTGGGACCTTTGATGGTGCAATCAAATTACAAGAGACACTTCTTTATGATATTTTAGGGGGTATAAATTTGAAGGTTCACAATGCATGCAGAGGAATCAATTTGATAAAGGAAAGACTTTCCAATAAAAGGattcttttaattcttgatgatgtggataGATCAGACCAAATAGAAACATTAATtggaaaatgtgatttttttgcTTCTGGAAGTAGAATCATTATAACCACAAGAGACAAAAACTTGCTAGCTACTCTTGGAAAAGGTCTTTTAACCTATAAGGTTAAGGAATTAGATGATCATGAAGCTCatgaattattttgtttgcatGCATTCCAAAGAAACAAACCCAAGGAAGATTATTTAGAAATTGCAAACCAATTTATATGCTATGCTAAAGGCGTTCCACTAGCTCTAGCAATATTAGGTGCAGATTTGTATGGAAGAAATAAAATGGAATGGAAAAGTGCATTAAATAAGTATGAAAAAATTCCTaacaaagaaattcaaaaaatactcCAACAGAGTTATGAAGGATTGGATGAAACTGAACGagatatttttcttgatatagCAT ACTTATTGAGAAGTGTCTCATAA